One Methylobacterium oryzae DNA window includes the following coding sequences:
- the rocF gene encoding arginase, producing MSGEDQPDRARSIALIGAPIEVGTSEAGALMGPAALRTAGLVRALAELGHAIADRGDVAPDGPAGTRGLDGVAAWTRALSRAVEDALDAGALPLTAGGDHSLSLGSVDGVMRHCARRGQPVFVLWLDAHADFNTPATSPSGNVHGMPLAALCGEPGFPPLFAEPAPAPLPPADVHLFGLRSIDAGERALVTARRVGVTDMRTIDEFGVVAPLRQVLDRVAARGAHLHVSLDIDFLDPSIAPAVGTTVPGGATFREAHLIMEMLHDSGLVRSLDVVELNPFLDERGRSARVLVELVASLFGRRILDRPTLPIEAVPAEPAGRA from the coding sequence ATGAGCGGCGAAGACCAGCCGGACCGGGCGCGCAGCATCGCGCTGATCGGGGCCCCGATCGAGGTCGGGACCAGCGAGGCCGGCGCCCTCATGGGCCCGGCGGCCCTGCGCACGGCCGGGCTGGTGCGGGCGCTCGCCGAACTCGGCCACGCGATCGCGGATCGCGGCGACGTCGCCCCGGACGGACCCGCCGGGACGCGCGGGCTGGACGGTGTCGCCGCCTGGACGCGGGCCCTGTCCCGCGCCGTGGAGGACGCCCTCGACGCGGGGGCGCTGCCGCTGACCGCCGGCGGCGATCACAGCCTGTCCCTGGGCTCCGTCGACGGGGTGATGCGGCACTGCGCGCGGCGCGGCCAGCCCGTCTTCGTCCTCTGGCTCGACGCCCACGCCGACTTCAACACGCCGGCGACCTCGCCCTCCGGCAACGTCCACGGCATGCCGCTCGCCGCCCTGTGCGGCGAGCCGGGCTTCCCGCCGCTCTTCGCCGAGCCGGCGCCGGCGCCCCTGCCGCCCGCCGACGTCCACCTGTTCGGCCTCCGGTCGATCGATGCCGGCGAGCGCGCCCTCGTGACGGCGCGCCGGGTCGGCGTCACCGACATGCGCACGATCGACGAGTTCGGCGTCGTGGCGCCCCTGCGGCAGGTGCTCGACCGCGTCGCCGCGCGGGGCGCGCATCTCCATGTCAGCCTCGACATCGACTTCCTCGATCCGTCGATCGCCCCGGCCGTGGGCACCACCGTTCCGGGCGGCGCCACCTTCCGGGAGGCCCATCTGATCATGGAGATGCTCCACGATTCCGGTCTGGTCCGCTCCCTCGACGTGGTGGAGCTCAACCCCTTCCTCGACGAGCGCGGCCGCAGCGCCCGGGTGCTGGTCGAGCTGGTGGCCAGCCTGTTCGGCCGGCGCATCCTCGACCGGCCGACCCTGCCGATCGAGGCCGTTCCGGCAGAGCCGGCCGGGCGCGCCTGA
- a CDS encoding response regulator has protein sequence MMQAEPQTDSFAMSAPATPHILVVEDDREISALIARYLRGNDCRVTLAGDGADMDRVLAEARIDLIVLDLMLPGEDGLSLCRRLRGTSQIPILILTAKSEDVDRILGLELGADDYLAKPFNPRELLARIRAILRRVAAEAPDADERRRLHFSGWTLDVSLRQVLSPEGARISITGAEFDLLHALCLRPGRVLSRDQLLDLTQGRAAGPFERSIDVLISRIRQKIERDTRNPEFIRTIRSGGYLFTPEVTRS, from the coding sequence ATGATGCAGGCCGAACCGCAGACCGACTCCTTCGCGATGAGCGCACCCGCAACACCCCACATCCTCGTCGTCGAGGACGATCGGGAGATCTCGGCGCTGATCGCGCGCTACCTGCGCGGCAACGATTGCCGCGTCACGCTGGCTGGCGACGGCGCCGACATGGACCGGGTCCTGGCGGAAGCGCGGATCGACCTCATCGTGCTCGACCTGATGCTTCCCGGCGAGGACGGGTTGAGCCTGTGCAGGCGCCTGCGCGGCACCTCGCAGATCCCGATCCTGATCCTGACCGCGAAATCCGAGGACGTGGACCGGATCCTCGGCCTCGAACTCGGCGCCGACGACTACCTCGCCAAGCCGTTCAACCCGCGGGAGCTGCTCGCCCGCATCCGCGCCATCCTGCGCCGGGTCGCCGCCGAGGCGCCGGACGCCGACGAGCGGCGGCGGCTGCACTTCTCAGGCTGGACCCTCGACGTCTCCCTGCGGCAGGTCCTGTCGCCAGAGGGTGCGCGGATCTCGATCACCGGCGCGGAGTTCGACCTCCTCCACGCCCTGTGCCTCCGGCCGGGGCGGGTGCTGTCGCGGGACCAGCTCCTCGACCTCACCCAGGGCCGGGCCGCGGGCCCGTTCGAGCGGAGCATCGACGTGCTGATCTCCCGGATCCGCCAGAAGATCGAGCGCGACACCCGCAACCCGGAATTCATCCGCACGATCCGCTCCGGGGGCTACCTGTTCACGCCGGAGGTCACGCGGTCATGA
- a CDS encoding methyl-accepting chemotaxis protein, translating to MRISLGLKLSAVIGLLALVAIGIAAFAVRQSNWEQERAAATDRIWNAGLQAGALGQAIEHAVVQATALYTAEDTTEARTRLSALHDALATVEQVRVPFLEAMEDQLPADRRRRFDLFVKEFVAYQTDTAELGLTVSPRAALIQATDEATVKNRERMVAEIGILGREVLNRLNARRAADAADRRRARITLVAVPAAALAFGLLAAIWIIVSQVRRPLHRLKEGMTALAANNLGRAIPFTHRRDEIGEMAAAIAAFQTAMIEKRDLDAEAQARRDRDRSRAEALAAATRTFEAETHRAVTDLADSAEAMQAAADTLSGNAGAMAAESAVVAGASQQSAGLVDSIASAAEELSASAREIEARVRHTSAIATSALSDTQGLKETVMSLSQAAEEIGAVVTLIREVAEQTNLLALNATIEAARAGAAGRGFAVVAAEVKALAGQTALATDRITGQVGAIQGAAGRTVGAIGTIGETIARMSLIASEVADATDQQGQASQEIARAIFGAAAEARQVSESVAGVQAAAASNEAQAGQVRGSAARVNAGTHSLQRAIETFMVEVHGA from the coding sequence ATGCGCATCTCACTCGGCCTGAAGCTCTCCGCGGTTATCGGGCTGCTGGCCCTGGTGGCGATCGGCATCGCTGCCTTCGCGGTTCGACAATCGAACTGGGAGCAGGAGCGGGCGGCCGCCACCGACCGGATCTGGAACGCCGGCCTTCAGGCGGGCGCCCTGGGGCAGGCGATCGAGCACGCGGTCGTGCAGGCCACGGCCCTCTACACCGCGGAAGACACGACGGAGGCGCGCACACGGTTGTCGGCGCTCCACGACGCCCTCGCCACCGTGGAGCAGGTGCGGGTGCCCTTCCTCGAGGCCATGGAGGATCAACTCCCCGCCGACCGTCGGCGGCGGTTCGACCTCTTCGTCAAGGAATTCGTCGCCTACCAGACCGATACGGCCGAACTCGGCCTCACGGTCTCGCCCAGGGCCGCGCTGATCCAGGCGACCGACGAGGCGACCGTGAAGAACCGCGAGCGCATGGTGGCCGAGATCGGCATTCTCGGACGGGAGGTGCTGAACCGCCTGAACGCCCGTCGCGCCGCGGACGCGGCCGACCGCCGTCGGGCGCGGATCACCCTGGTGGCCGTGCCGGCCGCGGCGCTGGCGTTCGGCCTCCTCGCGGCGATCTGGATCATCGTGAGCCAAGTGCGGCGGCCGCTGCATCGGCTCAAAGAGGGGATGACGGCGCTCGCCGCCAACAATCTCGGCCGCGCGATCCCGTTCACGCACCGCCGCGACGAGATCGGCGAGATGGCCGCCGCCATCGCGGCGTTCCAGACGGCGATGATCGAGAAGCGCGACCTCGACGCCGAGGCGCAGGCGCGGCGCGACCGCGACCGCAGCCGGGCGGAGGCCCTGGCCGCGGCCACGCGCACCTTCGAGGCCGAGACGCACCGCGCCGTCACCGATCTCGCCGACTCGGCCGAGGCGATGCAGGCGGCGGCCGACACGCTCTCGGGCAACGCGGGCGCGATGGCGGCCGAGTCGGCCGTCGTCGCCGGAGCGTCGCAGCAGAGCGCGGGCCTCGTCGACAGCATCGCCAGCGCGGCCGAGGAGCTCTCGGCCTCGGCGCGGGAGATCGAGGCGCGGGTCCGTCACACCAGCGCGATCGCCACCTCGGCCCTCTCCGACACGCAGGGGCTCAAGGAGACGGTGATGAGCCTCTCGCAGGCGGCCGAGGAGATCGGCGCCGTGGTCACTCTGATCCGCGAGGTGGCCGAGCAGACGAACCTCCTCGCGCTCAACGCCACGATCGAGGCGGCCCGCGCGGGCGCCGCGGGGCGGGGATTCGCGGTGGTCGCCGCGGAGGTGAAGGCGCTGGCCGGCCAGACGGCGCTCGCCACCGACCGCATCACCGGGCAGGTCGGGGCGATCCAGGGGGCCGCCGGGCGCACGGTCGGCGCCATCGGCACGATCGGCGAGACCATCGCCCGGATGAGCCTGATCGCCTCCGAGGTCGCGGACGCCACCGACCAGCAGGGGCAGGCCAGCCAGGAGATCGCGCGGGCGATCTTCGGCGCGGCCGCGGAGGCCCGACAGGTCTCCGAGAGCGTAGCGGGCGTTCAGGCCGCGGCCGCGTCCAACGAGGCGCAGGCCGGGCAGGTGCGCGGCAGCGCCGCCCGGGTCAATGCCGGGACCCACAGCCTGCAGCGGGCGATCGAGACCTTCATGGTGGAGGTCCACGGCGCCTGA
- a CDS encoding ATP-binding protein, producing MSGLERLRARLRPKTIAGQIALLVVAGIAVAHVVATAAFLMLHESQNPDTLPGVAASRLGVLVRLMDAADPAARPALLASGRSLPLIQVEPWDGTVPPGAKPAPDLPVIRKLRYGAGRPVTITDLAAADPARDKSDGRLHIGIVTPAGVRVQATLPNDPLRGPRQGALIFTVVFLALTLALLCVWATRALTAPLKRLAGAAEAFGARDDHVALPEAGPREVLAVSRALDRMRSRVRRLIDDRTQMLAAISHDLRTPITRLRLRAEFIEDENARASTLRDLDQMNGLVEAALSFVRDGQIRDANSHSLVDLASVVQTVCDDFSDFGAPVSVSRSRHVLVQGRPEELQRAVTNLVDNAVKYGGRADVQMEASERGVRVCILDNGPGIPEAEREAMLQPFVRGDRARNLNEASGFGLGLSIVQAIVEAHNGRLRLENRPEGGLCAAIELPLAAQAFAGRAAQKPAPLPAEAA from the coding sequence ATGAGCGGGCTGGAGCGGCTCCGCGCGCGGCTGCGTCCGAAGACCATCGCGGGCCAGATCGCGCTCCTCGTGGTCGCCGGCATCGCCGTGGCGCACGTGGTCGCCACCGCGGCGTTCCTGATGCTGCACGAGTCGCAGAATCCCGACACGCTGCCGGGCGTGGCCGCGAGCCGCCTCGGCGTTCTGGTGAGACTCATGGACGCCGCCGACCCGGCGGCGCGACCGGCGCTGCTGGCGAGCGGCCGCAGCCTGCCGCTGATCCAAGTCGAGCCCTGGGACGGGACGGTGCCGCCGGGGGCGAAGCCGGCCCCCGACCTGCCGGTGATCCGCAAGCTGCGCTACGGCGCCGGCCGGCCGGTGACGATCACCGATCTCGCCGCGGCCGACCCGGCGCGCGACAAGTCGGACGGCCGCCTCCATATCGGCATCGTCACGCCGGCGGGTGTGCGGGTCCAGGCGACGCTGCCGAACGATCCTCTGCGGGGACCCCGCCAGGGGGCGCTGATCTTCACCGTGGTGTTCCTGGCGCTGACGCTGGCGCTGCTCTGCGTCTGGGCCACGCGCGCCCTCACGGCGCCGCTGAAGCGGCTCGCCGGCGCGGCGGAAGCCTTCGGCGCCCGCGACGACCACGTGGCGCTGCCGGAGGCGGGGCCGCGCGAGGTGCTCGCCGTGTCCCGGGCGCTGGACCGGATGCGGTCGCGCGTCCGTCGCCTGATCGACGACCGGACGCAGATGCTGGCGGCGATCAGCCACGACCTGCGCACGCCGATCACCCGGCTGCGCCTGCGCGCCGAGTTCATCGAGGACGAGAACGCCCGGGCCTCGACCCTGCGCGACCTCGACCAGATGAACGGCCTCGTCGAGGCGGCGCTCTCCTTCGTGCGCGACGGCCAGATCCGCGACGCGAACAGCCACAGCCTCGTGGATCTCGCCTCGGTGGTGCAGACGGTCTGCGACGACTTCTCGGATTTCGGCGCCCCGGTCAGCGTCAGCCGCAGCCGGCACGTCCTGGTCCAGGGCCGGCCCGAGGAACTCCAGCGGGCGGTGACGAACCTCGTGGACAACGCCGTGAAGTACGGCGGCCGGGCCGACGTGCAGATGGAGGCCTCCGAGCGCGGCGTCCGGGTCTGCATCCTGGACAACGGCCCGGGGATCCCGGAGGCGGAGCGCGAGGCGATGCTCCAGCCCTTCGTGCGCGGCGACCGGGCGCGCAATCTCAACGAGGCCAGCGGCTTCGGCCTCGGCCTCTCGATCGTGCAGGCCATCGTCGAGGCCCATAACGGGCGCCTGCGGCTGGAGAACCGCCCCGAGGGCGGGCTCTGCGCGGCGATCGAGCTGCCCCTGGCCGCCCAGGCCTTCGCGGGGCGCGCGGCGCAGAAGCCCGCGCCGCTCCCGGCCGAGGCGGCCTGA
- a CDS encoding urease accessory protein UreD: protein MHGTLAPSSAPEMTAPARQRSDGRVQLRVGLARPGGGTRILDLAEAGPSRLRFPRGTGAPEAVLVNTAGGVACGDTFAIDLTLEPGAELVLTTTAAEKIYRSDGPVSRIVNTLNLGEGAGLAWLPQETILFDRARVRRRFVADLAEGAALLAVEVVAFGRAARGERIGDGLFADSWRIRRGGRLAYADDLLLEGPISDHLARPAIGGGARACATILDLSAGAEARLEEARTRLAEAASPGTTAAASAWNGHLAVRALGDAVGPLRGLVARFLAGYRGLPMPRVWQS from the coding sequence ATGCACGGCACTCTCGCGCCCTCATCCGCGCCCGAGATGACCGCGCCCGCGCGCCAGCGCTCGGACGGGCGCGTCCAGCTGCGTGTCGGACTGGCCCGTCCGGGCGGCGGGACGCGCATCCTGGATCTGGCAGAAGCCGGGCCGTCGCGGCTGCGCTTCCCCCGGGGCACCGGCGCGCCGGAGGCGGTCCTCGTCAACACGGCGGGCGGCGTCGCCTGCGGCGACACCTTCGCCATCGACCTCACGCTCGAACCGGGGGCCGAGCTGGTTCTGACCACGACGGCGGCCGAGAAGATCTATCGCTCTGACGGCCCCGTGAGCCGCATCGTCAACACGCTGAATCTGGGGGAGGGGGCCGGCCTCGCCTGGTTGCCGCAGGAGACGATCCTGTTCGATCGGGCCCGGGTGCGGCGGCGCTTCGTGGCCGATCTCGCCGAGGGGGCCGCGCTGCTCGCCGTGGAGGTCGTGGCGTTCGGCCGCGCCGCCCGGGGCGAGCGGATCGGCGACGGGCTGTTCGCGGATTCCTGGCGGATCCGCCGGGGCGGGCGCCTCGCCTACGCCGACGACCTCCTGCTGGAGGGGCCGATCAGCGACCACCTCGCTCGCCCGGCCATCGGCGGCGGCGCCCGCGCCTGCGCGACGATCCTCGACCTCTCCGCCGGGGCGGAGGCGCGCCTCGAGGAGGCGCGGACCCGGCTGGCCGAGGCCGCGTCGCCCGGGACGACGGCGGCGGCGAGCGCCTGGAACGGCCATCTGGCGGTCCGCGCGCTGGGCGACGCGGTCGGGCCCCTGCGCGGGCTCGTCGCCCGCTTCCTCGCGGGCTACCGCGGCCTGCCGATGCCGCGGGTCTGGCAGAGCTGA
- a CDS encoding methyl-accepting chemotaxis protein has product MISLSRLSTRLPATTVGLALLSATAMGGFSWYSARAGLMTAAHERLELAAAARRDAIELVADRAQADFLAVAAHPQIVSNFPDLLENLDPAKPDTESVIAAFRAPQTAEARVALDGSGMSSMYARRHVKVQEVARKLVAQPGYADLMFIDDNGRIDYTTTKGADFGKAVTEDGLAGTALTRLVERLKSADPGAVLYEDFAAYPVDGVPAAFLGRAMTKRANVAMGTAQAAERIGFIVMRVTPALFDQTLSKRTGLGDTGQILAVGADGLLRSNPPLNPGVRAGAGLAGIGLAADRVKAGGPVDFAAENGTHMAAASPVTVLGAPWTVVAEQTQAEAIDAVQALSRTLILTGLFVLAGTALLGLLLARSIVAPLGALTRALKALADRQALTDVPGSARRDEIGDIARAVVTIRDMSLEEAAQQLQTTEAARLREEQSRRAMLKQLADGFEHSVGGIVEGLTGAVTELQGASDTMRAAVSSTSERSTSVAGAAQQTSDNVNTVAAAAEELGATVQEIGRQVEQAAGMSATAVGEARRAEQTMTDLAAAATRIGDVVGMVSTIAGQTNLLALNATIEAARAGEAGRGFAVVAAEVKELAAQTTRATEEISRQVASIQTVTGDAAGAIQGITAQIEAMNQVSTSIAAAVDQQGVTTQDIVRSMGQASAGTGTMTLEIAEVARVAGDAGEAADSVAQASDSLATRSEQLRAEVAQFLRNVRAA; this is encoded by the coding sequence ATGATCTCGCTATCGCGGCTGAGCACGCGCCTTCCCGCGACGACCGTCGGCCTGGCGCTCCTGAGCGCCACCGCCATGGGCGGATTCAGCTGGTACTCGGCGCGGGCGGGTCTGATGACCGCCGCCCACGAGCGCCTCGAACTCGCCGCGGCGGCGCGCCGGGACGCGATCGAGCTGGTGGCGGATCGGGCGCAGGCCGACTTCCTGGCGGTGGCGGCCCACCCGCAGATCGTCTCGAACTTCCCCGACCTGCTCGAGAACCTCGACCCGGCGAAGCCCGACACCGAGAGCGTCATCGCGGCGTTCCGCGCGCCGCAGACCGCCGAGGCGCGGGTCGCCCTCGACGGCAGCGGCATGTCGTCGATGTATGCCCGCCGGCACGTCAAGGTTCAGGAGGTGGCGCGCAAGCTCGTCGCCCAGCCGGGCTACGCCGACCTGATGTTCATCGATGACAACGGCCGGATCGACTACACCACGACGAAGGGCGCCGATTTCGGCAAAGCGGTCACGGAGGACGGCTTGGCGGGGACGGCGCTCACGCGCCTCGTCGAACGCCTGAAATCCGCCGACCCGGGCGCGGTCCTGTACGAGGATTTCGCCGCCTACCCGGTGGACGGGGTCCCGGCCGCCTTCCTCGGCCGCGCCATGACCAAGCGTGCCAACGTCGCCATGGGCACCGCGCAGGCCGCCGAGCGGATCGGCTTCATCGTCATGCGGGTCACGCCGGCCCTGTTCGACCAGACGCTGTCGAAGCGGACCGGTCTCGGCGACACGGGCCAGATCCTGGCGGTCGGCGCGGACGGCCTGCTGCGCAGCAACCCGCCGTTGAACCCCGGCGTGCGTGCCGGCGCGGGCCTCGCCGGGATCGGCCTCGCCGCCGACCGGGTCAAGGCCGGCGGTCCCGTCGACTTCGCGGCGGAGAACGGCACCCACATGGCGGCCGCCTCGCCGGTGACCGTCCTGGGCGCGCCCTGGACGGTGGTGGCGGAGCAGACCCAGGCCGAGGCGATCGACGCGGTCCAGGCCCTGTCGCGCACGCTGATCCTGACCGGCCTGTTCGTGCTCGCCGGAACGGCGCTGCTCGGCCTGCTGCTCGCCCGGTCGATCGTGGCGCCGCTCGGTGCCCTCACCCGCGCCCTCAAGGCCCTCGCCGATCGCCAGGCGCTGACCGACGTGCCGGGCAGCGCGCGGCGGGACGAGATCGGCGACATCGCCCGCGCCGTGGTCACGATCCGCGACATGTCGCTGGAGGAGGCCGCCCAGCAGCTCCAGACCACCGAGGCCGCGCGCCTGCGCGAGGAGCAGAGCCGGCGCGCCATGCTCAAGCAGCTGGCCGACGGCTTCGAGCACTCGGTCGGCGGCATCGTCGAGGGCCTGACCGGCGCCGTCACGGAGCTTCAGGGCGCCTCGGACACGATGCGCGCCGCGGTCTCCAGCACCTCCGAGCGCTCGACCAGCGTCGCCGGGGCTGCGCAGCAGACCTCCGACAACGTCAACACCGTGGCGGCCGCGGCCGAGGAACTCGGCGCGACCGTCCAGGAGATCGGCCGGCAGGTCGAGCAGGCCGCCGGCATGTCCGCCACCGCCGTCGGCGAGGCCCGCCGGGCCGAGCAGACCATGACCGACCTCGCCGCCGCCGCGACGCGCATCGGCGACGTGGTCGGCATGGTCTCGACCATCGCCGGGCAGACGAACCTGCTGGCGCTCAACGCCACGATCGAGGCCGCCCGCGCCGGCGAGGCGGGCCGCGGCTTCGCGGTGGTCGCCGCCGAGGTCAAGGAACTCGCCGCGCAGACCACCCGCGCCACCGAGGAGATCAGCCGTCAGGTCGCCTCGATCCAGACGGTCACGGGCGACGCGGCCGGGGCGATCCAGGGCATCACCGCCCAGATCGAGGCGATGAACCAGGTGTCGACCAGCATCGCCGCCGCGGTGGACCAGCAGGGCGTCACCACGCAGGACATCGTGCGCAGCATGGGGCAGGCGTCGGCCGGCACCGGCACGATGACCCTGGAGATCGCCGAGGTCGCGCGGGTCGCTGGCGATGCCGGCGAGGCCGCGGACTCGGTCGCGCAGGCGTCCGACTCGCTGGCGACGCGCTCGGAGCAGCTCCGCGCCGAGGTGGCGCAGTTCCTCCGCAACGTGCGGGCGGCGTAG
- a CDS encoding acyl-CoA dehydrogenase family protein has product MTGTEDRKDLIAPKPPELASPWRTEARAALQDEARAFARDTVLPLADELDRHKAEMPRSLIDAMAEKGWFGITIPAEHGGLGLGVFEYCLVSEELARAWLSVGSILARGQGLGTQTLDAERRAELIRRSARGQWIGSISLSEPDAGSDLAGVQTRAVRDGDRWRITGTKRWAGFAKGADFIEVLARTRDPEPGESRSAGLEPFLVLKERDSFPPGVTGRVIDKIGYHGFQTFELSLEDVCVPESDRLTGLYGDQGADADSGGFAAVQRGLNIARVHTAARAVGVARAAVEDCQSYLQERVQFGHPIGDFQALRFALADMAAEVAQARAFWHQVAHLLDQGEAAESESAMVKLLATEMAVRVTNQAMQLHGGNGYTTERRVERYWRDARLTTIFEGTSEIQRRIISDRMLPRPGA; this is encoded by the coding sequence ATGACCGGAACCGAGGATCGGAAGGACCTGATCGCGCCGAAGCCGCCGGAACTCGCCTCGCCCTGGCGCACCGAGGCGCGGGCGGCGTTGCAGGACGAGGCCCGGGCCTTCGCCCGCGACACCGTCCTGCCGCTCGCCGACGAGCTCGACCGTCACAAGGCCGAGATGCCGCGGTCGCTCATCGACGCCATGGCCGAGAAGGGCTGGTTCGGGATCACGATCCCGGCGGAGCACGGCGGCCTCGGGCTCGGCGTGTTCGAGTACTGCCTCGTCTCGGAGGAGTTGGCCCGGGCCTGGCTCTCGGTGGGCAGCATCCTGGCCCGCGGTCAGGGCCTCGGCACCCAGACCCTCGACGCGGAGCGCCGGGCGGAGCTGATCCGGCGCTCGGCCCGGGGGCAGTGGATCGGCTCGATCTCGCTGTCGGAACCCGATGCCGGGTCCGACCTCGCCGGCGTGCAGACCCGCGCGGTGCGCGACGGCGACCGGTGGCGGATCACCGGGACCAAGCGCTGGGCGGGATTCGCCAAGGGCGCCGACTTCATCGAGGTTCTGGCCCGGACCCGCGACCCGGAGCCGGGCGAGTCGCGCTCGGCCGGCCTCGAGCCGTTCCTCGTGCTCAAGGAGCGCGACAGCTTCCCGCCCGGCGTGACCGGCCGGGTGATCGACAAGATCGGCTATCACGGCTTCCAGACCTTCGAGCTGAGCCTGGAGGACGTGTGCGTGCCCGAGAGCGACCGGCTCACCGGGCTCTACGGCGACCAGGGGGCGGACGCGGATTCCGGAGGGTTCGCCGCCGTCCAGCGCGGCCTCAACATCGCCCGGGTGCACACGGCGGCCCGGGCCGTCGGCGTCGCACGCGCGGCGGTCGAGGATTGCCAGAGCTACCTGCAGGAGCGCGTCCAGTTCGGACACCCGATCGGCGACTTCCAGGCGCTGCGCTTCGCGCTGGCCGACATGGCCGCCGAGGTCGCGCAGGCGCGGGCCTTCTGGCATCAGGTCGCCCACCTCCTCGACCAGGGCGAGGCCGCCGAGAGCGAGTCGGCGATGGTGAAGCTCTTGGCCACCGAGATGGCGGTTCGGGTCACCAACCAAGCGATGCAGCTCCACGGCGGCAACGGCTACACCACCGAGCGCCGGGTCGAGCGCTACTGGCGCGACGCGCGGCTGACGACGATCTTCGAGGGCACGAGCGAGATCCAGCGGCGGATCATCAGCGACCGCATGCTGCCGCGGCCCGGGGCCTGA
- a CDS encoding glycoside hydrolase family 15 protein: MSKPISDYALIGDTHSCALIARDGSIDWLCWPRHDSPALFVKLLDDEKGGSCSLALDGPTGSARRYLPDTNILETTFTTETGRARLVDLMPVNPPSPEPDEGPDGESESRLIRLLTCEQGRVSGVFRIRPTFDYARRPCTPLVEGGSVLFEAGDWRVRVNAHACPTLAGDAAEVRFDLAEGETAYLVLTHGEDQDEACIEDFAGAQRRLESTADYWRRWCARSTYRGAYRDAVMRSALCLKLLTYSPSGGIVAAATAGLPEAVPGNRNYDYRFTWMRDAAFTVTAFVMLGYVREASEFLRFLRERDGTFGRETRLMYGIAGDMPPEEALSHLAGWNGVGPVMIGNIAECQDQHDIYGELIRALCVFLEAVDYDPPEKVNDRLPEVLDNLTARAIRHRHDADNGIWELRSGPRQQVHTKAMIWVALRDAARIARNIAGVPEARIAEWERIAAEIRSEYLEKGWNAEKRAYVGAYDSHHLDAAVLRVALFGALDPREPRMRETLAAVERELGVGDLIYRYRMEDGLEGDEGTFTACAFWRVGCLALDGRTSEARAAFERLIARCNDVGLLAEEIDPATGAQRGNTPQGFSHMALINAALRLEDSIARFGVDDGAETVTRSAAE, encoded by the coding sequence GTGTCGAAGCCCATCAGCGATTACGCCCTCATCGGTGACACCCATTCCTGCGCGCTGATCGCCCGGGACGGCTCCATCGACTGGCTGTGCTGGCCGCGCCACGATTCGCCGGCGCTGTTCGTGAAGCTCCTCGACGACGAGAAGGGCGGATCGTGCAGCCTCGCCCTCGACGGCCCGACCGGGAGCGCGCGCCGCTACCTGCCCGACACCAACATCCTGGAGACGACCTTCACCACGGAGACCGGCCGGGCGCGCCTCGTCGACCTGATGCCCGTCAACCCGCCGAGCCCGGAGCCCGACGAGGGGCCGGACGGCGAGAGCGAGAGCCGCCTGATCCGGCTGCTGACCTGCGAGCAGGGCCGGGTCTCGGGCGTGTTCCGGATCCGCCCGACCTTCGACTACGCCCGCCGCCCCTGCACCCCGCTGGTCGAGGGCGGGTCGGTCCTGTTCGAGGCCGGTGACTGGCGCGTGCGGGTCAACGCGCACGCGTGCCCGACCCTCGCGGGCGACGCGGCCGAGGTCCGCTTCGACCTCGCGGAGGGCGAGACCGCCTACCTCGTCCTGACCCACGGCGAGGATCAGGACGAGGCCTGCATCGAGGATTTCGCCGGCGCCCAAAGGCGGCTGGAGTCGACCGCCGATTACTGGCGCCGCTGGTGCGCCCGGAGCACCTATCGCGGCGCCTACCGGGACGCGGTGATGCGGTCCGCCCTGTGCCTGAAGCTGCTGACCTACTCACCCTCGGGCGGGATCGTCGCGGCGGCCACGGCCGGCCTGCCCGAGGCGGTCCCGGGCAACCGCAACTACGATTACCGCTTCACCTGGATGCGGGACGCCGCCTTCACGGTCACCGCCTTCGTGATGCTGGGCTACGTCCGCGAGGCGTCCGAGTTCCTGCGCTTCCTGCGCGAGCGCGACGGCACCTTCGGGCGGGAGACGCGGCTCATGTACGGCATCGCCGGCGACATGCCGCCGGAGGAGGCCTTGAGCCACCTCGCCGGCTGGAACGGCGTGGGGCCGGTGATGATCGGCAACATCGCCGAGTGCCAGGACCAGCACGACATCTACGGCGAGCTGATCCGGGCGCTGTGCGTCTTCCTCGAGGCGGTCGATTACGACCCGCCCGAGAAGGTCAACGATCGGCTGCCGGAGGTGCTGGACAACCTCACCGCCCGGGCCATCCGCCACCGCCACGACGCGGATAACGGCATCTGGGAGCTGCGCAGCGGGCCGCGCCAGCAGGTCCACACCAAGGCGATGATCTGGGTCGCGCTGCGGGACGCGGCCCGGATCGCCCGCAACATCGCGGGCGTGCCCGAGGCGAGGATCGCCGAGTGGGAGCGGATCGCCGCCGAGATCCGGTCGGAATACCTGGAGAAGGGCTGGAACGCCGAGAAGCGGGCCTATGTCGGCGCCTACGATTCGCACCACCTCGACGCCGCGGTCCTGCGCGTCGCCCTGTTCGGGGCTCTCGACCCTCGGGAGCCGCGCATGCGCGAGACCCTGGCGGCGGTCGAGCGCGAACTGGGCGTCGGCGACCTGATCTACCGCTACCGCATGGAGGACGGGCTGGAGGGCGACGAGGGCACGTTCACGGCTTGCGCGTTCTGGCGGGTCGGCTGCCTCGCCCTCGACGGGCGGACCAGCGAGGCCAGGGCCGCATTCGAGCGCCTGATCGCCCGGTGCAACGATGTCGGGCTGCTCGCCGAGGAGATCGACCCGGCCACCGGGGCACAGCGCGGGAACACGCCGCAGGGCTTCTCCCACATGGCCCTGATCAACGCCGCGCTGCGGCTGGAGGACAGCATCGCGCGCTTCGGCGTGGACGACGGGGCGGAGACCGTCACGCGGTCGGCCGCCGAGTAG